CGCGGCGGGGACATGCCGGGGCTGATCTACTACTTGGCCGGGCCGGGCCGGGCAAACGAGCACACGCGCCCAATGATCGTTGCCGGTGACGAGAGGATCACCTTCCGGGTCGAGCCCGGGAAGGTGCTGGACAAGCGAGATGCCTTCGAGGTGGCTTACCAGCTGGAGAAGCCGCGTCGCGCGCACGGGACCGTGGTCACCGTCCCCGTGAAGGAGTGGGACGAGGAGCAGCAGAAGCAGGTCAAGGTGGGGGAGCGCGACGGGCACGTGTGGCACTGTTCCCTGGCCATTCGCCCGGATGATCGGGACGTGAGCACCGAGGAGTGGGGGCAGATCGCGCAGCGGTTCGTGGAGGAGATGGGATTCATCGACCCGGACGGGGCGAAGTCCTCCCGCTGGGTGGCCATCCATCACGGGCAGTCCAAGAACGGCAACGATCACATTCACATCGCTGTGCAGATGGTCCGTGAGGACGGCACCAAGGCGAACGTGAACGCGGATTATCACCGCGTTCAGGAAGCCGCGCGTCGGCTCGAGAAGGAGTTCAACCTCGCCGTGGTCGAGGGGCGCAATGCCGACCGGACGTTGGGCGCACATCACCCGGCGGAGAAGGCCCGCGCCGAGCGGTCGGGGGAGAAGCTGGCCGTGCCGGCCCAGCTTCGTCAGGCAATGCGCGCGGCCCTTGCAACCGCGGACAGCCCGTTGGAGTACGTGCAGGCGTTGCAGGCGTCGGGGGTGACTGTTGCACCGTCGTTCGTGAAGGGTTCGAGGTCGCAGGTGCGGGGCTACAAGGTGG
This genomic interval from Micrococcus flavus contains the following:
- a CDS encoding relaxase/mobilization nuclease domain-containing protein; translated protein: MMPNVTRGGDMPGLIYYLAGPGRANEHTRPMIVAGDERITFRVEPGKVLDKRDAFEVAYQLEKPRRAHGTVVTVPVKEWDEEQQKQVKVGERDGHVWHCSLAIRPDDRDVSTEEWGQIAQRFVEEMGFIDPDGAKSSRWVAIHHGQSKNGNDHIHIAVQMVREDGTKANVNADYHRVQEAARRLEKEFNLAVVEGRNADRTLGAHHPAEKARAERSGEKLAVPAQLRQAMRAALATADSPLEYVQALQASGVTVAPSFVKGSRSQVRGYKVALPGQSYRTREGQYVFATPSKLDPSLSWPNVCARFGGKGRDEAERYLASLHGTGAQEANRPHRPHQRRPIHPQHIERMVSGKKGTGPDTLANIYARLAIEHEEGRDGPLGRLSERMAQAVVSDTAGAYRVRQAARFGSRSSERGWLAVVNQANRLSRTMIGGQMGRDRPQLARDVVALIAAAERVHRLVTPTTPARGAVREQHTERGTGYGRG